ACCCAAATGACAGGTTAGAAAGTTGACATTACCTTATAGCAGGCAGTAGGTTCATAGAGGATCACTGCTGCTCACATAGAAGTGTAGGAGCAAAAGCACACATTATATACATACAAACATGCAAATATCCACACAATTTCTCCAAATTTCCTGCCTATCTTGAGAATTGATATACATACTAAAATCTAAAGCTACACATATGCTATGTAAACATGGGGTCCTTGCATGGTGCTTTTAGTGTTGTGAGGTTCCACTGCTAAGTGTTATCCAGGCAAAAGGCTGCACATCATATTACACAAACCAGGTCCTATATATGGTCAGGaatttatttacaaaaaaaagtAGCTGTTAACTAAGTTTCTAATTAGCACTTTGACCTTGTTATCAACTCTACAAGGATACAGCGTAGCTCTCAAAGCTTGTGGAATACCGAGGGACTACTCACAGGCTCCAGATGTCCTGCTTATCTAGGAATAACAACCTTCCCCAGACAGAATGTTGGTTTGCAGAGGATTTGGAAGCAAATGTTGAATGCCCTGAATTTATTGCCAGGTATCAGGAGGAGGTGGTCAGAGCACTGAGGAAAGGGAGGGCTTTCACACCTTGCACTATCTCATACCCAGACATTCACACCGTTATTGGTGAACATTATGATGAACTCCTATGAAGCTGTTCTGGTACTGTTAAGGATCAcgcaaaaaacaaacaaaacgaCCGCTAACTACTGTATATACATCTTAATTAGGCGACAAGCGACTTCCCTCCACACTCTGAGCACGTGTAAAAAGAAGGATGAGAAGAGAGCTCCCGTTGGGTAACGTGCCGTGTGTGGGCTGGGAGGTTTCGGCTCTGCAAGGCTTAAGACATCCCCGCACCGAGCAGGGATTCCTAAACCTCAGCACCGTCTACTCCGGAGTCTTCACCTCCCCCCAAGGATTCCACCCGACACTCAGTGACATCAGGGAGCGGAGCTCCGCCTTTCCAGCCAATGAACAACGGCTTCCGATCAGCGCGGTACACCCAAGTGTGACGCAGCCGCCGGACTGCGGCGTAACGCGATTACACAGCGACCACCACGGCTACGGTGCCTGTTGAGAAACAGGCGATTACATTTGAATTGCTTCCTCAATGACCTGGCCCGAGGCTATAGATGCAACAAAACACTAAATCTAACCCGCAAAACATCCTTCCAGGCCAGTTTATAATGTTAAAGCGGTTATTCCCCCCCCTTTGAAACATTCCCAACCAGACTAGGAAAGTAAAAGCTCAGGAAACACTGAGATTCGTCCAATTACATTTATCGCggaacaaaagtaaaaacacaACAACGCACCGCTAAAAGAAGGCTAAAAGACGTCCAAAATACTAAAACAGTACACTCAACAGAAAATCATAGCAATTTAGCTCTTTCATTGAAGCTGTGGGTGGCTCTGAAAAGAGCCTTTGGGTTAAAAATCGAGTAATCCGCACCACTCTACTTGGAGCTGGTGTACTTGGTGACCGCCTTGGTGCCCTCCGAGACCGCGTGCTTGGCCAGCTCCccgggcagcagcagccgcacGGCCGTCTGGATCTCCCGCGACGTGATGGTCGAGCGCTTGTTGTAGTGCGCCAGGCGCGACGCCTCGCCGGCGATGCGCTCGAAGATGTCGTTGACGAACGAGTTCATGATGCCCATGGCCTTGGACGAGATGCCCGTGTCGGGGTGCACCTGCTTCAGCACCTTGTACACGTAGATCGAGTAGCTCTCCTTGCGGCTCTTCTTGCGCTTCTTGTCGCCCTTCTTCTGGGTCTTGGTGACCGCCTTCTTGGAGCCCTTCTTGGGGGCGGGCGCAGACTTGGCCGGCTCAGGCATGATGATCAAACGGACAAAGAACAAACACTCAACCACAACACTTGCAGAGAACAAAGTGAGGCGTAAGACGGAGGGCGCCGCTTTTATAGCGGCGCTATGCAAAGCGGCAGCTCCGCAGCGCCGCACTGCCATTGGCTGGAAGTTCTACCTTGTGACATCACAAACACACGCGCTCCACCATTGGACCAAAGTCGATTCGCTCTCCCATTGGCTGTGTGCACTTCGACTCCCGCTCAGCCTATCAGAAAGCGCGCCTCCGGTCCGCCCGAACTGAATATAAGCGGGCGGGCGCGGCCACAGAGCATTTCTGTCTGGGCTGTTGGTTTCTTCGTTGGAGTGAGTGTCTACGATGTCGGGCCGCGGCAAGCAGGGCGGGAAGGCGCGCGCCAAGGCCAAGTCGCGCTCGTCGCGGGCCGGGCTGCAGTTCCCCGTGGGCCGCGTGCACCGGCTGCTGCGCAAGGGCAACTACGCGGAGCGGGTGGGCGCCGGCGCCCCGGTGTACCTGGCGGCCGTGCTGGAGTACCTGACGGCCGAGATCCTGGAGCTGGCGGGCAACGCGGCCCGCGACAACAAGAAGACGCGCATCATCCCGCGCCACCTGCAGCTGGCCATCCGCAACGACGAGGAGCTCAACAAGCTGCTGGGCAAGGTCACCATCGCGCAGGGCGGGGTGCTGCCCAAcatccaggctgtgctgctgcccaagAAGACCGACAGCCACAAGGCTAAGGCCAAGTGAGCTCAACTTAAAACAAATCCGTAACAAGCACAAAAGGCTCTTTTCAGAGCCACCCACAATTTCTTTAAAAGAGTTGATATGCTTTTTACAGTTCGAGTATTTCCAGTGTACGTTGATGGCACTTGTGttggctgttttattttttatattacttttcttttggtaTACAGTCCCCGGCTTTGGTGTAAAACTGCAcgcagctgcctgcagggctgtgccggAGGGGGCGGTGCAGTAACGTCGCGGAGTGCTCCCAAGTATTTCTCCGGGCCGTATCCGCTCAGGCGGAGGAGTTCCGCCGGGCGGTGCTTCCTGGCAGAGCTGGCCgctgtttttttgttccttGCTGCGTGAAACTAACGGCTGCTGTAGGTCTGTTTGCCTCTGTGAATCTGTTTTTTGAGCGAATCTCTGCGATTGATTCTGCTGGCCATTATTTGGTTCCTAAtctatttacttttttctattatttttgccttctttatAATGTGCAGTCAATATGTGATAGTATAAACTTGAAGCAGATTTCATACAATTATTTTCCATGAAGCTTTACATGGTATGAAGTAATCCTGTAAGACTCCAACTACATCAGCCTGTGTATTTTTTGTAGGAACTAAGCATGTGTGACACCCACATGATGATTTCATTTCTCCTGGGGGATTTGTATTTGTGGTTTCAAGCAGCAGAGCCTGGAAGTTTGAGTGTAAAACTGATGTGAACGAATAGAGCTCTCTGAGCCAGCTCAGACCAGATGCCTGTGTTTGCTCTGATGCTGAGCTGGGTGGTCATGTGTTGGGAGCACATAAGGAAGCAGCCCTATTTAGGGAGATGTATCATTTCTATAGTAATGTCCTTTCTTGTGTGTATACGCAGAATGACTTAAAAAAGCAAGTCTTGCTGTGTCTTTACTTTTGAAACTGCTCTGGGAATGGCATCAAGAAGGGCCACCAAGTATGGCAAGTTATTTACAGCCACCaacatatatattaaaacataataaaataagatggACCGCATTAATGAGTTCCCGATGTTGCTTTGTAGCTGTGTAGGCCTCTGGTTCTGTGACCCagtcctgagggaactggatgctgctgctcttcattaTGTTTCTTCTCCCATTCCATGTGTGAGCTGGGCAGGGAAGAAGGGCTTTCCCAGGGgaatttccccccccccccccacttcaTCCCCCCATCTATTTATACTTTCATAATGTGAATCACTTTCAGATATACTATTTTGTAatcaaactggaaaataaagatgggATTGGCTTAACTAACATAGAAGTAATTGGCTAATTTGCACTGTGTTTAATAATAAATCTCTGGCAACTTGGAAACTAATGTGAGCTGAGAAGTGGGTGAGCAAATATTGACTCAAACAAAGCTACCAACCAGGAAGCAGTATAAAATAGAGGAGTGTGTTTGTTTCATTCAGGCACTCAATCAGATCTTCGGCACTGGACATTCTATTTATAATACCCCAAACTTcttcctgtgctgtgtttgtcaGTCAAGCAGAGCAGGAGTTACTTGTTCACCCGGATTGCTGCATTTCACTTTCACAAAGAACAGATGTGtggtttcatttcattttgtttaactCATAAGTGACTGACAAATATAAAATGTACTGCACGTATTTATCTAGATAAGAAATGTCTTTCCAATACTGCTTGACTCTAATAGactatagaaaagaaaaataaagcaatgtcGGCTTTTAACTTTGCTGTACGTTATGGCTGATAACGCACTACAGGTACAAAACACAGTGTAAGTGATCAAGTGACAAAGGTGTTCATACAGACAGAAGTAAACCTACTGTGTGTTTCTGTTAGTGTGAATGAAGAGAGATTTTGAAGACAGACACTGACAGTACACAAAATACAGTATCAATGGCCTTTTTGAAGGCTGTGCTTTATAGCATTTCCCAGGATGGTTTATGTGAACGTTGTTCCACTCTCTGGTTCCTGGAAAGCGTACTCTAAGTAGAATGTGTTATGGAAGACAGTGAAAACTGCTCTGGATCTAATAGTAAAGAACTTTAAAGAATATAACGAATGGCATAACGCGCTATTGTGTGTGATTTAATATTTGTGGTGTTTTCATTAATTCTGAACATTTGTCATCCTTTGAGGTAAAATTATCTTTGCTGCTCTTGCTCAGCCTAATTTCTTACTGCTGTTATTACCGgttaaaaaaagcaagcaagaacaTTTTTGACAGCGCTTGGTTTTGGTCACTGTGGTGACTGGGATCTCAGCACTGACAGATGGAGCAACGATGGTTCTACAGTCAGATCTGATGGTATGTGTGTCTGGGCAATGCAACGTTCACAGCGTAGCAACATCTGAGGTTGTGCCAATGCTGGAATATTGTACTGACGTTGGAAGGAGCAATTGTAATCGATAGTTCCTGTGCTGATGAGTTTTAGGATTCGATTAAGAAATGCATGTCCTGTGAAACAGCCTTCAAGAGAGGAAGATTATCTGGAattccatagaatcataaagtggttcaggttagaagggaccttttaGATCATCCAACCCAGTTTACGTGAAAGCTCCACAAATGAAGCATCCAGAATGCAAACAGAAGGGCTGAGATAATGCTTGTGCAATCCTGAGCTGGGAGGATAGAATacaccttgttttctttttctttaggcTAACATGGATGAATCTGAATTTTACATAGCACATTACTAAGTGTAATAGCTTCTGACAATGGTACCAACGAGCATCACCACTTTCAAGGTATAAATACTTCTAGATATTTTCCAGATTCCTCCCCTAcacaccctccccccccacacacacacattatatTATCTAAGAAATTAGAGGTTGGAGCACACTTTGTTTAATCATCTTT
The sequence above is a segment of the Excalfactoria chinensis isolate bCotChi1 chromosome 1, bCotChi1.hap2, whole genome shotgun sequence genome. Coding sequences within it:
- the LOC140256617 gene encoding histone H2A-IV, coding for MSGRGKQGGKARAKAKSRSSRAGLQFPVGRVHRLLRKGNYAERVGAGAPVYLAAVLEYLTAEILELAGNAARDNKKTRIIPRHLQLAIRNDEELNKLLGKVTIAQGGVLPNIQAVLLPKKTDSHKAKAK
- the LOC140257665 gene encoding histone H2B 1/2/3/4/6; the encoded protein is MPEPAKSAPAPKKGSKKAVTKTQKKGDKKRKKSRKESYSIYVYKVLKQVHPDTGISSKAMGIMNSFVNDIFERIAGEASRLAHYNKRSTITSREIQTAVRLLLPGELAKHAVSEGTKAVTKYTSSK